gtttataggtgtttgggtttgggttttcctcacttgacgattttcgctcaaagtcctcggaggatgggatgctctcaaatgacaagtgtcagtttctctcggagcagccaaccagctagtggttgtagggggcggctatttatagcctagggagcagcccgacatgataagacataagtgcccttcaataatatgaccgttaggtgggtagatattttgggacagctggcgcgtggcacagcaacggtcggatatttgaggctcaaattcctcagggctatcatgttcctcactgtgtaggcaatccgcactggcgaattcctaactcctcagtcagaacaaattactcagagaccagaagaacttcgtctctgtcactgaagaaattgactgaactgtatgagatttccaatggcatcactcgaagggattggtaggtgtaggattttgagttgagcatcacatggaaattttttcttagtatttcctcgaccccctttaacagtacggtgtttcctatgactcaagaaagagaaaatgaagctacgaaaataaaagtcttcatgctccatgttcctcgaatgaataccaagtcttcaaggtcacaccaatttcttcactttcaaagtcttcagaaatccaaagtcttcaatcgaagaacttcatttttaggggtcgactttctctgtaaatatcaaactcctcataaacttatagacctgtgtacactcataaacacattagtcccttaacctgtaagtcttcaatacaccaaaatcactaaggggcactagacgcACTTACACCGTGTGGCGCCGCTCGGTTGTGCCGCCCAAGGGACCAATTCCGACTATTTAAGGATAGCCGGACGACGGCAGGCCAACCCTAGCCCATCGccattccttccctctccctcctctccacgCCGCCACCTTCCATCCGCTCTCATAGCCGCTAGCCATGGCCCGACAGATGATCACCACCTATGCCATGCTAACTCCGGAGCACCAGTTGCAGCTGCTGGAGGATATCTGGGCCACTCACGATGCTCCGATCGCTGCCGACCTACCTCCGGATTCACCTCAGCCAAAGGTGGAGGAGGTGGAGCCAGAGCAGTAGGACGCTACCATGGTGGAGAGGAGCCAGAGCTGGCGGAGGAggatgcggaggaggaggaggaggaggccgcggagGCAGATCCGATGCCTGCAGGCTTCGACACGGCCAACGCCATCGCAGAATTCGAGCTAGCCCAGACAAAGGAGGCGACAGAGCAGCATGCCATCCTCGAGTCCTTCCAGTCGAAGGCCGGGGTTGGAGGCCAACCGCTGCTTCCTCCGCCGGCGAATGGCAGAGATCGACGAGATCTTCGCCGACTTGGAGGAGATCGAGGAGCCGGACGTGCGCCTGGACGCCAATGACCACGAGGCCGGCGGTTCCGGCGCCAACTTCGTCAACATCACCAACGAGGAGGACGAGTAGTTTAGTTGGTAGTAGTAGTTTACATAGATCATGCCGTTGCATGGTTTTGTTTGAAAATGCTAATTGGAAATGACTACTAGACTTTTTTTTTGTGCGGTTTAAATGGCCACTATACTATGGTTGTTGGAGATGAAATTTGCGGTATGCCTGGTCACCGTCCACGGGCGTTTGACAACTTATATTAGGTTTCCGTGGTTGTATTGTAGATGCTCTGATGATGGCTTTTGAAGATATCAAGTAGCATGTGCCAATGCTTTTGGCGGTTGACCGTGTTGTGGGCATTGTGCGAATGGTTTAGCTCTTACATGGTTTTCATCGCGTTCCTTTGATAAGGTGTGTCTTCTGTCATATACTTCTTCTACCCGtaattacttgtcacagaaatgaatgtatctagatgaaTTTTAGTTCTAGTTACATTCATTTTCAATATTTTTGCGATAAGTATTTCCGACGGAGGAAGTATATATTTCGTCTAAATGAAAAGATGGTGCCCATGCCCATTTATCGAAAATAGAAGGAAAACCTAGCGTGTACGGAACTCGCTACGGTAAGTATATCCGTTTTCCATCCTACGTGTGTGTTTGTTGTTGGACTTTCCTAGCAACCCTCCGTGAAAGCTAGCTTAGCTCAAGACGAAACGAACGATGCATGGGCTAACAAAGTGTACCTAGACTGATAATTAATCTATCTACTCTAGCTAGTAAGTGATCATCTGGAAGACTGGAACAAGCAGGAAAGTGTGAGGTTAGGCATTTATTCGGTTAGAACTGAATAAACTGCAGACTGATCTCGCTCCTTTCTGCTAACTCATGAACGCACTCCAGTCCCCATTACCAATCCAAACGGTGACTTGGCAATTGCCCAGAGCTTGCTAGTAATAGATCGGTTAATTAATTCGTTGTGTGGTAGATTGGTGTTACTACGAGTATATACTAGCCACAAGGTTAGTAGTAAGCTCAATGGTGTGAATACCAAGGGCTTGTGCACCTTTTGAAAATTCTGCAGTTTGACGCAGTCATGCATGGAGATAGATGCAGGCATGCAGCCAACAACTCCGAGAATCCTACTACGAAAAACATGGCACTTGCTTGATGCGTTTTCTCGATTGACTGTCGATTTCAAGATTGGGCAAGATGTTGCTACTACAATTTGCCCGGGAATCCTTTTGTCCTTGCGGCTTCTCATTTAAGCCAGCTAGCTGTTTGTAAGATTTGAAATATATGTGTACACGTCGGATTGAACAATTCAACTCCTGTACAGTTGATAGATTTGACAAATTCAGAGCGCTGACCGTATCGATTGCTCTGTTCGTTTTTGTTTCAGCTCACGGGCGGTTCCTCTGCCCAACTTGGCCtttgcgtgcgtgcatgcatgctgTACGTGTTGATCGCAACCTGTAGGTGCACCTTTGTGCGCGTCACCAGTTACGTGCCAGTGAGCATACATGCATGCACGGTTCTTTCAATACAGTATCATCGACCAGGTCAACACAGCTCCCACCTTTTGTCGTCCGCTTAATTTCTGTTTGCTTGCTCGAGTGTCCATCTGATCACTTGTTTGTCAACACTAATAACCACGGATTAACTAAACAAATGGCGATGGATCACACGGCCGGGTCCAGGAGTGTCCAGTCAAAAAGCACCACGGAGAACCGCGGCTGCACCGCCTCTAATCATTCAAATCACTCGCCTAACCAACCATCCACACGACTGCGGCGATTGTCCCCTTAATCAAACTCTCAAGGCGCATGCGCGCGTGCGGTGGGCCATGTCTAGCcactatatatacacacatacacacaccatGTCTCCGTGCAGCCAACCAAGCAAACTACCATTGCACATTCTGCAACGGAGCTAAGCTTAGCTAGAGCAAGAGAAATTTCTGAGATGGGAAgtgggaagaagagggcggcgCTTGCGTCCCTGTTCGGGTTCAAGAACAAGggacaggaggaggaagaggccaTGGCGGCGACGCGGCAGCAGCAGCATGCGGCGGCAGCGCTGCAGCAGAGGTACCAACACATTCACAGGGTGCGACCGAGCGACGACGACGACTACGCCCGGCACTGGTACGCCGAGCGCGACATCGACCGGAAGGCCTCCGAGTTCATCGACAAGGTCCACCGCCGGATGCTCGCCAACGAGCAAGACGGATAGTACAACACGCCGATGGATCCAGCTGTGTGGGTGTTCTATCTGGTCGAGGTTTGCTGCTAGCCACGTCGTGCATGCAGGCTATGTGTGCATGCTTggcttttgtgtgtgtgtgcgcgcgcgcgcgtgatcAATTGCTTTGTTTTGACTGGGTACCTGCTGTTACTTTGTTGTTTCCATCTTGTCGGATGTGTATGTAACTATCTGATGGTTGGTATTTTCCTAAATTTACAGATGCCTGAAATGTATATAAACTAATAAAAGGTTGAGCAGtattcactggtagaaaaaagccctttagtcccggttcgcaacagcctttagtcccggctgtgcaaccgggactaaatatgcgcgactaaagaccccccccccctagtcgcgcctcttacgaaccgcgactaaaggctttagtcccggttcttgtggctgaccgggactaaaggctcgtccacgtgggcgccaggggtccgtcggggcggaggacctttagtcccggttctcgtggctaaccgggactaaaggcctcctccgcaggtttagggttttagcccccctaaacctagtttctttttaatttgtagtgttttatttcttttatattttattttatgttttattttaattttgatgaagtttcagtacacatattctatgctactatatacatgcatatgaaatttcaaacaagaagaattcaagaggaatatataatatatattcaatctcgggtgaccatatacaacttcgaacaagtttccatacacaattaggatggatgaccatatacaacttcgaacaagtttcaatctcgggtatgcatataaatttcttcgtcctcggtatagtgttctcctttaggattgatgacttccctcatgaaaaatcctgctaattcttcttgaattggtcggaagcgagcttctggactaagcctcctccgcaagttatccgtcgcgttccgcacgctatccgatgccttccgctcagaggtgtgtctccggatgttctcacaaacatagtatccacatagattggtccccggtggctgcttatccacattaactaaccttctgaaatctagctcatgtttgaattcaccgacaatttcttctgagaaccgtctccaaaccctacagggcaaagaaaattaaatgaacaagggagttattagttacttgatattaggaaatgaacgaaagagaccgatcgatatagagctcaaatgattgaaaataattacttttgcagcatttttctcatgtcggcccaacgctttggatccgaatccatagagtccatgattagaactctggaggtgtgaagttcaatatttagcagaatccagtggaacctgcggacacgttacatgcacagtcatgcataactcatcgattagacataccatgcatggagtaaacaaaagagaatgggcacaagagagaaacactcacccaaaatggtaaggaaatagaatatgacttttgagttgatgctttctaagaaacttgtacaagtctttctccacgtcttcggggtgatgttgtaacacatgtccattaacgatatgtgggtcaatgaacccaacatcatggatgtttcttattttgcattcccaaatcttcaatctgcataatagcgtacgcaacaatatagttaggacaatatatatatatagtgcaggcaatgaagaacgagatgaggtagaaataaatcacttacagaacgtagcaactcagcatagatttgtcgaggtcgcgcagattgaacagctggaacaattcactcatatgaacttgtacagagtaccgtttggtgtgatgctcatctgtaacatccgcataaacatattctttgtcggcccatgttatgaattgcttgtaccaacgtagcagatttcgcatttgtggtggtagactcttttcccgcgcaggctcgacgagaggcccattccgcacatattgtaatgctatctcacatactggcgcatcctcaaggcctaagaaggcacgaagagtcaaacccatctcggacgcttgtttcatggcactcgctacagtcaatccaagtgctgccgcagctgctatgatctcggggtcctcttccggaccggctttcactatgagcggggggatcgattgtttcttctgcatcccgagctggtcaacttgtttcccgctttttttactttcttctttctcctccttcaatatttttgcttgcctacgaagttcatgtccatagtcgtcaggcatattcagctcggcttgggacggtgtcgtcaaaaaatccttagcccacttcttttgcttctcagtgaatacttgcttgggcttaggctcttttatcgccttcatatccgccttccatttctcataatcagcagacgcgaccaatttggtttcagcttcactaagttcccaaggccttgggaggagaggcttcagtgatggctccggtacccttgtggtcttaggtacataagggtccaggttaatagtccaggagcgggtttccttgctgtccgcctgcttctgcttcttcgccggaggtggattggggggcgtcgtacccgccggaggttgtggatcgggggacgacatcgaatggcgtgaaggaggtgtaggtgaaccaccacgaccaccaccaccgccaccaccgccaccaccaccaccaccaccatcggaggggggtggacttgctagccttggcgcctcgcctggaaacactatgtacttctttttccatagaatgatctggcgcttgacatctccaagtcttctctccccttcgggtgtaggtttgtcaatctccaggtcgtcaaacccttggactatgtcttccaccgtgacacgagcatagccatatgcaatggggttgttgtggtggagtgctccaggtgtacagggtaaagcactgccgctagctaccttcgtggaaacgttccccacgggataatgcagatcacattctttcatctcctttacatcatccacggggtagtgaggctccggtgcacgaatctcgatcatcggtgcactagcaccaggcggggcatccgtggaagccacgctgcttctccgctgctggcttccgcgatccgcttcatgatcttcatgcggccctgcagccgatttttcttttactagttcatgcacggtctgcttcaactcatggagttccgatgcaaacttcgtcataagatctgcatcccggtccgtctttctcttatggcttctgtaacagtacgggtcattgtcctgggaaaaccctactttccacggaactttgcctttgcctcgtacacgtcctccgtgttcatcattcccgagggctgttgtcagtgcgtctttctctctgttgaacttgatcaagccctcttgagcttgggtcattgcgtcaataagggcttgggtgggagcaaactgtctctgccggtgaacacacacccctgtctccgggtctagcgatcccccatgcccgtaccaccagcttttggcccttgggtcccatccctctgtacctagagggattcctcgcaccctcaggtcctcctccatcttctgccacctaggctccgaaaggcggtatcctcctggccccataatatgatggaacattTTCTTACttgcattatccttattttttttcgatatttccttgagatgctccgattgcttttgcctcacaaattctggccaatcatctttcagtttctcatgttgtccattgaaatccggagtcttgcccttgttgacatagtcacgggttaaatttttctagaagttccggaatgcttcgcccatcttctgaagagcgaactctttaactagcctcctcctctgacgtccacccggaacctcgttaccgaattcatcgactttgttgtattccggaggtagaatgaaatgttccataagctttctccagcaatcctttttcgttctcttgtcgacaaaactgaaaccaagacgtgccttctttggctccttccattcctggacggtgatcgggacgttgtctctaacaacgactccgcactggttgataaactttgaggtgtgctgtaggggcttgccggtttcactgacaaactcaatggcatatgtttctcctgttttcatcgccttggatttgccacgctttgtcgtactcgatccggagggctaaaaaaagaaagagagtcgcgcgcgttaatacatatgtattcacatttcagtaagtttgtatcacgagaggctcaatgtatatatatacctcgccggaggtggttgctacttgcaattcgagatcgtcgtttgttgacggttgacctccgtcgacaatgtccgttccttcaccttcttgatcatcgacaatctccgttccaccgtcaaggttcagaaaagaagagactacatcctcttcttgctcatattctgagcccggcacataaggaatctcgttgttgatgatgcccattaaataacgttcagcctccggatccctaagcggctcggctctatcgtccgccatatgtcactcctggatgtagtaaaaattctttaagtataaaggaattaaaaaataagattaaggggacatagaggaggaggaattaaaaaataagattattgagcactgccaagtattttgtttttccttttctttttccttttcttcttccttttcttattttgtttttccttttcttctgttttggtttcttttgcattggtttcttttgttttgttttctttgtttttctttttggttttttggttctttcttcttccttttttcttcttttttcttcttcctttttctttcttctttcttttggttttcattttgttttctttttttttcttcttcctttttctttcttctttctttcttctttctttttttcttcttcctttttttcttcttccttttttcttcttccttttttttcttcttcctttttttcttctttcttttggttttcatttggttttctttcttctttctttttggttttcatttggtttcttttgttttgttttcttttttttctttttggttttcatttggtttctttcttcttccttttttcttctttttttcttcttcctttttctttcttctttcttttggttttcatttggttttcatttttttcttcttcctttttctttcttctttttttcttcttcctttttctttcttctttctttcttctttctttttcttcttccttttttcttcttccttttttcttcttcctttttttcttcttccttttttcttcttctttcttttggttttcatttggttttttttcttctttctttttggttttcatttggtttcttttgttttgttttcttttttttcttcttcctttttctttcttcttcctttttctttcttcttccttttttcttcttcctttttctttcttctttctttcttctttcttttcttctttttcatttggtttctttcttctttctttcttcttcttcctttttctttcttcttcttcctttttctttttggtttctttggcaggggcagcgggcggcgggcagggccaggggcggcgggcggcgggcaagggcagggcaggggctgcggcggcggcggcgcgctagggcagggcacgggcggcggcggcgctcactggggacggggcggcggcgcgcagggcaggcgaagtgggggcggcggcggcggcgctcactgggggcagggcgtcggcgtcggcgtcgatcggcgtcggggcagggcttcggcgtcgagaggagaatgggaagtggcggaaactgctaagtgcagtatatatagacatacctttagtcccggttggggaggcggaccgcgactaaaggtaccctttagtcgcggttggccacaccaaccgcgactaaagggtacctttagtcgcggtccgcctccccaaccgggactaaagggttttggcgccgctttcgttcccgcgcagaaagagcctttagtcgcggtccgcctccccaaccgggactaaaggtcatttttcatataaaataaaactttttctcggccatgtttattattccctttatattcgacaagaagccagatgggaccttcatactgctcaggaattcaaaaaaaatgaccttctcttctttggtaagagcgtagctggcacgaccttgaaaccattccggatgccggtcatctgggtctttcaaaagttgctggtcctgctgtgcttcctttgtatcatttgtcttcccatacacgcccaagaagcttagcaggttcacgcaaatattcttcgtaacatgcatcacgtcgattgcagagcggacatctaggactttccaatattctagctcccaaaatatagatttcttcttccacatgggtgcgtgcccgtcaactccccgcggaactgattgttcgccaggaccctttccaaagatgactttcaaatccttgaccatatcaaatatctcagcaccagtacgttccgcaggcttcggccggtgacctgccttgccgttgaaatgcttgcctttctttcttacgttatgatttcggggaagaaatcaacgatgacccaggtacacgttcttcttacaattaaccaaacgtacactttcagtctcatgtaagcagtgcgtgcatgcattgtatcccttatttgtctgtcccgaaaggttactgagagcaggccaatcgttgatggttacaaaaagcaacgctcgtaggtcaaattcctctcctttgtgctcatcccagacacgtacaccaggtctggcccacaactgtaaaagttcatcaactaatggccttaggtacacatcgatgtcgttcccgggttgctttggaccttggatgagcactggcatcataatgaacttccgcttcatgcacaaccaaggaggaaggttgtagatgcatagagtcacgggccaggtgctatggctggagctctgctcgccaaaaggattcatgccatcagtacttagaccaaatcttatgttccttgcgtcagctgcaaaatctttgaacactctgtcgatctttctccattgcgttccatcagcggggtgtctcaactccccgtcggacttacggtcctctttgtgccatcgcaacgacttggcatgctttttgttcatgaacagacgtttcaaccgtggtattataggagcataccacatcaccttggcgggaacccccttcctgggtttctcgccctcaacatcgtcaccagggtcatcgcctctgatcttataacgcaatgcagtgcatatagGGCATTCATTGAAATTCTCGTattcaccacggtagaggatgcagtaatgcatgcatgtatcttcagaacctctaaacctagagggcagacaaccttctttgcttcgtacgtactggcgggcaactcgttattcttcggaaacatattcttcaacatttttagcaaattttcaaatgatgagtcacctacaccttcctgtgccttccattttagcaaatccagtgtgcagcccagctttttcagactattatcgcatcctggatacaacgactttttgtgatcctctaacatgcgatccaaattctccctatccttgtcagtttcgcagcgtctccgtgcatcagcaatggtccgaccaagatcatcagcgggctcatcatgtgcctcttcttcaccttcacctaacccttccccaccttcagcatcatcctccatgaaagtatcaccaaaatgatcatgatagttgtcatcgatatcatccccttcttcatcttcttccattctaacccctctttctccatgcttggtccaacaattatagcttcgcatgaaaccgtaccaaagcaggtgcatgtgaacgtctcttgaggaggagtaacccttctgattcttacaaaCAGCACATGGatagataataaaaccttgctgcttgttcgcatttgccagtacgaggaaatctttcaaacccgcaTTTTACAGACAgcacatccattgccgattcatctgcattattattatataaagtatataattaaccatcatgcatttgttaaactaactagctagaaataatacaaattaaacaatgaactacacacatgcatattttatcaatgacacatgaaaggttcaagttgctaaccgcgatcgcggaggaaaaataaatgagaaagctcaagtgtggctcagacacttcatatcatgtttgtttcaggctctcgggcatttcatcgaacaccttgtgtgcataggaggaaccaaaagcaaacccaccacccccttctgaaaattgtgaagtgagctgagtgaagtgaagtgagctgagtcctatatatagggatgggcctttagtcccggttggcctggccaaccgcgactaaaggccttcggggacctttagtcccggttggccaggccaaccgggactaaagcccctcccgtccgccagctggatgggcctttagtcccggttggcctggccaaccgcgactaaaggccttcggggacctttagtcccggttggccaggccaaccgggactaaagcccctcccgtccgccagctgtcgaccgagcgcgctgggcccagatagttggtcgcgggtctcctcccgaaccgcggctaaaggccccttttgtcgcggttcgattgttttggggactaatgggggcgtatggaagcctctttttctactagtgatttttACCCTTAGTGAGCCAATCTAACTAATGTTCTTACAACTGGTGGTGCAAATAACAAAAAGTCAAGCAATATTTTAGTCCCTAGCAAGGAAAATTTAACTAAGTATTACCACTCTTACTATCACCGAATGTACTTCAATATGGGACGTGGTGTTCCTGAGCCCGAGCTCAAACAACTTCGGGTaaacagtaaaatccaaaaaaGAAAAACATTCTGATTTTTTTTTGGGTGCAAATATTGACAAATTTTTTGCGCGCTCACAAAATTTCATTATGAAATGACATTCCCTAAAGTCGTGGCAGATAAAAAGGATGCTCCAAAAGTGTTATTTTCAAAGCATTTTGGAGTGTTGATTTTGTTTGTTTTGCCACGACTATCACGAATgtcatttcgtgatg
This window of the Triticum aestivum cultivar Chinese Spring chromosome 5D, IWGSC CS RefSeq v2.1, whole genome shotgun sequence genome carries:
- the LOC123125930 gene encoding uncharacterized protein; protein product: MGSGKKRAALASLFGFKNKGQEEEEAMAATRQQQHAAAALQQRYQHIHRVRPSDDDDYARHWYAERDIDRKASEFIDKVHRRMLANEQDG